In one Cloacibacillus porcorum genomic region, the following are encoded:
- a CDS encoding TRAP transporter small permease → MKNYVLFIDKINRVIEYLLLIFMIILVAAVTLQILSRLPFLNFKTSMLEEISRFMMISVAYFSGSLLVRGKKWKLTCVDAVPELLHGISKKIIVEVAQILSLMFLLIVLSACNRFVSLGMMQTAPGTGLPMWIVYMIIPVSVVLMLLNWFAASFERWGLVK, encoded by the coding sequence TTGAAAAACTACGTGCTGTTTATAGATAAAATCAACCGTGTAATCGAATATTTGTTACTGATATTCATGATCATCCTGGTCGCGGCCGTCACCTTGCAGATACTGTCGCGCCTGCCCTTTCTGAATTTTAAAACTTCCATGCTGGAAGAGATATCCCGGTTCATGATGATCAGCGTGGCGTACTTCTCCGGTTCCCTTCTGGTGAGAGGGAAGAAATGGAAGCTGACCTGCGTCGACGCCGTCCCCGAGCTATTGCACGGCATCTCTAAAAAAATTATCGTCGAAGTGGCACAGATACTGTCGCTGATGTTCCTGTTGATCGTGCTGTCAGCCTGCAATAGATTTGTCAGCTTGGGAATGATGCAGACGGCCCCCGGCACAGGACTGCCGATGTGGATCGTCTATATGATCATTCCCGTCAGCGTAGTTTTGATGCTGCTTAATTGGTTCGCCGCAAGTTTTGAAAGATGGGGGCTGGTAAAATGA
- a CDS encoding mandelate racemase/muconate lactonizing enzyme family protein has protein sequence MIIRGYKVHHVSKKLSKPLPNAVYALEYIEHVFLELDTGEFTGVGMAYTFNPDQAEAMKILVEGYCRNLVGKDSTYIRKYWQQAQGTMGGCGQTGLPMSAYAVVDTALWDLLAQEAGKPLYQLLGAKTDILPVYGSGGWLVPLEEMIEEALEFKREGYTKYKLKLGFPDWEKDISRLTALREAVGDDFEIMVDVNQGWNVKLALEIIPELQRLGINYLEEPLHCQDYKGNAELVQSTSMRICSGECLFTTREIFELLRLRGADIINPDLMRCGGVTEFIEVCSLAGAFRVPVTAHVLMEVSAHVMAASPTGGLLENIPDWWAGAFELAPVAKAGELKLLDIPGLGIKLNHDYINAYNYQR, from the coding sequence TTGATCATACGAGGCTATAAGGTCCATCACGTATCGAAAAAGCTGAGCAAGCCGCTGCCGAACGCGGTATATGCCCTGGAATATATCGAGCATGTGTTTTTGGAGCTCGACACCGGAGAATTTACCGGCGTAGGCATGGCCTATACCTTTAACCCCGACCAGGCAGAAGCGATGAAAATCCTCGTTGAGGGCTACTGCCGAAATTTAGTCGGCAAAGACTCCACATATATTCGGAAATACTGGCAGCAGGCACAGGGCACGATGGGCGGCTGCGGCCAGACCGGACTGCCGATGTCGGCCTATGCCGTCGTAGACACCGCGCTGTGGGACCTGCTGGCTCAGGAGGCCGGCAAGCCGCTGTACCAGCTGCTTGGCGCGAAGACAGACATCCTGCCCGTCTACGGCAGCGGCGGCTGGCTGGTGCCGCTGGAAGAGATGATCGAAGAGGCGCTTGAATTTAAACGCGAAGGTTATACAAAGTACAAGCTCAAATTAGGATTCCCCGACTGGGAAAAAGATATATCACGCCTGACCGCCCTGCGTGAGGCGGTCGGAGATGATTTTGAGATCATGGTCGACGTAAACCAGGGCTGGAACGTTAAGCTGGCCTTGGAGATCATCCCCGAACTGCAGAGGCTGGGTATAAATTACCTGGAGGAGCCTCTGCACTGCCAGGACTACAAGGGCAACGCGGAGCTCGTTCAGAGCACCTCGATGCGGATATGTTCGGGAGAATGCCTCTTCACAACCCGCGAAATCTTTGAACTGCTGCGTCTGCGGGGAGCGGATATAATTAACCCGGACCTTATGCGCTGCGGCGGCGTCACCGAATTCATCGAGGTCTGCTCCCTGGCCGGCGCCTTCCGCGTGCCCGTTACGGCGCATGTGCTGATGGAGGTGAGCGCGCATGTAATGGCGGCCTCCCCCACGGGCGGGCTGTTGGAAAACATCCCCGATTGGTGGGCGGGCGCCTTTGAGCTCGCTCCCGTGGCAAAGGCTGGGGAACTTAAACTTTTGGACATTCCCGGATTGGGAATTAAATTAAATCACGACTACATCAACGCCTATAACTATCAGCGCTGA
- a CDS encoding 2-keto-4-pentenoate hydratase, whose translation MCEKQSTLRTARIKDIAERLFKAETTKQPIAPIHDEFPDLTLEEAYAVQMAAAENKLASGWKIVGKKVGLTNKEVQKQRGILEPDYGHIFDHNIIPEGDPISIASLMVHPVIEVELAFVMRRDLIGPGVTVAKAYHAVEGILPAFEIVERRMYPLSKTIEESVCDNAACGKIVLGSKLTPIENLNLKSIGVYLEKNGSLIDSACCATVLGTPIMSVAWLANKLAQFGVGLYEGEVIMTGSICLMHPIAPGENYHAVFSDNIGDLMVSFVS comes from the coding sequence ATGTGTGAGAAACAATCTACCTTGAGAACGGCAAGGATCAAGGATATCGCAGAGCGGCTTTTTAAGGCCGAAACTACCAAACAGCCGATCGCTCCCATTCACGACGAATTCCCGGACCTTACACTAGAAGAGGCATATGCCGTCCAGATGGCCGCGGCGGAAAATAAGCTCGCCTCTGGCTGGAAAATCGTCGGCAAAAAGGTCGGACTGACCAATAAAGAGGTTCAAAAGCAGCGCGGAATCCTTGAGCCGGACTACGGACATATCTTCGACCATAACATCATCCCCGAGGGAGACCCCATCAGTATCGCGTCGCTGATGGTCCATCCGGTCATTGAAGTCGAGCTGGCCTTTGTCATGCGCCGTGACCTGATCGGCCCCGGCGTCACCGTAGCGAAGGCGTATCACGCGGTGGAGGGGATCCTGCCGGCCTTTGAGATAGTGGAACGCCGTATGTACCCGCTCTCCAAGACTATAGAAGAAAGCGTATGCGACAACGCCGCCTGCGGGAAGATCGTCCTCGGAAGCAAGCTCACTCCCATAGAAAATCTTAATCTAAAGAGCATCGGCGTCTATTTGGAGAAGAATGGGAGCCTGATCGACAGCGCCTGCTGCGCGACCGTGTTAGGGACGCCCATCATGTCCGTCGCGTGGCTCGCAAATAAACTGGCGCAGTTCGGAGTCGGCCTCTATGAGGGCGAAGTAATAATGACGGGTTCGATATGCCTCATGCATCCCATCGCCCCCGGTGAGAATTATCACGCGGTATTCAGCGACAACATCGGAGATCTTATGGTCTCATTCGTATCCTGA
- a CDS encoding TRAP transporter large permease — protein sequence MISMGSLAAGLLLAFFIVGVPVPFALGGASALAMLLNGSSNMVIVCQRMFQGINSFPYLALPFFILAGNLMASGGISDRMITFATTVLGRLKGGLALVAILASMFFAAICGSCAAVCAAVGAVLIPGMLNKGYDKNFAAATVASGSSIGIIIPPSVPMILFCIAASVSVGDAFMAGMIPGILFGAALMVVAYFVCGRNGYGTDGRRYSMREKARAFFDALPALMMPVIILGGIYGGIFTATEAACVAVVYGLIVGGLVYKELKLADMAKIFIESAVAAAGVLLIISCAAVFAMLLTREQIPTKITALMMSVVANKTLYLVIVNIIWIIMGMFMEISASVIILTPLLLPAALAFGITPYHFGVMMITNLAIGMVTPPFGLCLFVISDIAKVKLMPLLKNVAPYLIAMLVTLFVICAFPQLSLFLISR from the coding sequence ATGATTAGTATGGGATCTTTAGCGGCCGGGCTGCTTCTCGCCTTCTTTATAGTCGGGGTTCCCGTTCCGTTCGCGCTGGGAGGCGCGTCGGCGCTGGCGATGCTGCTCAACGGCAGCTCAAATATGGTAATAGTCTGCCAGCGCATGTTCCAGGGGATCAACTCCTTTCCCTACCTCGCCCTGCCCTTCTTTATACTGGCGGGTAACCTGATGGCCAGCGGAGGCATCTCCGACCGTATGATCACCTTTGCCACAACGGTTCTGGGCCGTCTTAAAGGGGGATTGGCGCTGGTCGCGATACTCGCCTCCATGTTTTTCGCGGCGATCTGCGGCTCCTGCGCCGCCGTCTGCGCGGCTGTCGGCGCGGTGCTCATCCCCGGCATGCTGAACAAGGGATATGACAAAAATTTTGCCGCGGCGACCGTCGCCAGCGGTTCCAGCATCGGCATAATCATTCCGCCGAGCGTCCCGATGATACTCTTCTGTATCGCCGCCAGCGTCTCCGTCGGCGACGCCTTCATGGCAGGTATGATCCCCGGAATTTTGTTCGGCGCGGCGCTGATGGTGGTGGCGTACTTCGTCTGCGGGCGCAACGGTTATGGCACGGACGGGAGACGCTACTCGATGCGGGAAAAGGCGCGCGCCTTTTTTGACGCGCTGCCAGCTCTAATGATGCCGGTTATAATCCTCGGCGGTATCTACGGAGGAATATTCACCGCCACCGAGGCGGCCTGCGTCGCCGTCGTCTACGGACTGATAGTCGGCGGTTTGGTATACAAGGAATTGAAGCTTGCCGATATGGCAAAGATATTCATCGAGTCTGCCGTCGCCGCGGCGGGCGTGCTGCTGATAATATCCTGCGCGGCGGTCTTCGCCATGCTGCTTACGAGAGAGCAGATACCGACAAAGATCACGGCGCTGATGATGAGTGTCGTCGCCAACAAGACGCTGTATCTGGTCATCGTCAATATCATATGGATAATAATGGGAATGTTCATGGAAATCAGCGCCTCTGTGATAATCCTGACCCCCCTGCTGCTGCCGGCGGCCCTGGCCTTTGGGATAACCCCCTACCATTTTGGCGTGATGATGATCACCAACCTGGCCATCGGCATGGTGACTCCGCCGTTCGGGCTCTGCCTCTTCGTCATCAGCGATATCGCGAAAGTCAAGCTGATGCCGCTGCTAAAGAATGTAGCGCCATATCTTATCGCGATGCTGGTAACGCTGTTCGTGATATGCGCTTTTCCTCAGCTTTCCCTGTTCCTCATCAGCCGGTAG
- a CDS encoding TRAP transporter substrate-binding protein has protein sequence MSKSSKKSFAAALMIMSIACVGILGVCKPAFCAAKPVTLSFAHVMSENSIAQDIARDVKNYVEKKSNGEIKIDIYPSSSLGGETDYVEGLQAGTIDMALITISVFQNWCSETGLFDIPFIIENFDAASAIWNSDICEPMKKQIRALGMEPYGAAALGARMLTNNVRPVTVPADVKGLTIRTMVANLPVETWELLGANVVSMNVGEVFSALQTGVIDGQENPITAIKSNSFYEVQKYMSLTGHTFSLYILPVSNAVASKLTPKQLAIVKEGVEKAARASGKHLDDRTAEDLKFLEKAGVKVNKINLQAFRDAVKPLYKKYSKVYGNKIDRILKKEY, from the coding sequence ATGAGTAAAAGCAGTAAAAAATCATTCGCGGCGGCTCTGATGATAATGTCCATAGCCTGCGTCGGTATTTTGGGCGTGTGCAAACCGGCATTCTGCGCGGCAAAGCCGGTAACCCTTAGCTTCGCCCATGTTATGTCCGAAAATTCGATCGCGCAGGACATCGCCCGCGACGTGAAGAATTATGTTGAAAAGAAATCAAACGGCGAGATAAAGATCGACATCTACCCCTCTTCGTCCCTCGGCGGCGAAACGGACTATGTTGAAGGGCTGCAGGCCGGTACGATAGACATGGCGCTGATCACCATCTCCGTCTTCCAGAACTGGTGCAGTGAAACGGGGCTCTTTGACATTCCTTTTATCATAGAAAACTTTGACGCCGCCTCCGCCATTTGGAACAGCGATATCTGCGAGCCCATGAAGAAGCAGATCCGCGCGCTGGGCATGGAGCCCTACGGCGCGGCCGCGCTCGGAGCTAGAATGCTGACGAACAACGTCCGCCCCGTCACCGTACCGGCCGACGTTAAAGGGCTGACCATCCGCACGATGGTGGCAAACCTTCCGGTCGAGACCTGGGAGCTGCTGGGGGCGAACGTCGTCTCCATGAACGTCGGCGAGGTCTTCAGCGCCCTGCAGACCGGCGTCATCGACGGACAGGAAAACCCGATCACCGCGATCAAATCAAACAGCTTCTACGAAGTGCAGAAGTACATGTCCCTGACAGGACACACCTTCAGCCTCTACATTCTGCCCGTAAGCAACGCGGTAGCCTCGAAGCTTACGCCCAAGCAGCTGGCGATCGTCAAAGAGGGCGTTGAGAAAGCGGCCCGCGCCAGCGGAAAGCATCTGGACGACAGAACGGCCGAGGACTTGAAGTTCCTGGAAAAGGCCGGCGTGAAGGTGAATAAAATAAATCTGCAGGCCTTCCGCGACGCGGTCAAACCCCTTTATAAGAAATACAGCAAAGTCTATGGCAACAAAATAGATCGGATACTCAAAAAAGAGTATTAA
- a CDS encoding CoA-acylating methylmalonate-semialdehyde dehydrogenase, translated as MSEVKKMKYFAGGEWLDTRTGNYSPVFNSSTGEVMAEIPNCSADEVAHAIECAKKAFPMWRDTPVMKRTQVLYKFRELLMAHFDELTELCAREHGKNWTESAGDIAKVKEPVEFACGVPSLMVGESLMNTSKGYDTVTYREPLGVFAGISPFNFPGMIPMGWMVPICIATGNTIVVKAASKTPLTAIRCAELWQEAGLPDGVLNIVTCTRHESEQFLTHPDIKGICFVGTSSVGKHIYGIAASHGKRVQAQTEAKNHALVMADADLERTARSIINSAFGCAGERCMALPVVCVQESVADKLVELVVKFAKELKIGPAYDKTTDLGPLVDAAHKARVSGWIDKGVEEGATLVLDGRNVVVPGYENGFYLGPTIFDNVTPGMSIGDEEIFGPVLCIKRVKNFEEGLAVMNGNQFANGSVIYTQSGYYAREFAYRTDGGQVGVNVGIPVPVGIFAFSGHKESFYGDLHCLGKDGVRFFTEVKAVTTHWFDAEERPSGKVDTWEGSVGGSM; from the coding sequence ATGTCGGAAGTAAAAAAGATGAAATATTTTGCTGGCGGAGAATGGCTTGATACCCGGACAGGGAACTATTCTCCTGTTTTTAATTCGAGTACCGGAGAGGTCATGGCCGAAATTCCTAATTGTTCCGCCGATGAGGTGGCCCACGCTATAGAGTGCGCAAAAAAGGCTTTCCCGATGTGGCGCGACACGCCGGTCATGAAGAGAACACAGGTCCTATATAAGTTCCGTGAGCTGCTGATGGCCCATTTTGACGAACTGACAGAGCTGTGCGCCCGCGAACACGGGAAGAACTGGACGGAATCGGCCGGCGACATAGCGAAGGTAAAAGAGCCGGTTGAGTTTGCCTGCGGGGTTCCCTCTCTTATGGTGGGCGAATCCCTGATGAACACTTCAAAGGGTTATGACACCGTCACATACAGGGAGCCGCTGGGAGTATTCGCCGGTATCTCTCCCTTTAACTTTCCCGGAATGATCCCTATGGGATGGATGGTCCCCATTTGCATAGCGACCGGCAATACGATCGTCGTCAAAGCGGCCTCCAAGACGCCGCTTACCGCTATCCGCTGCGCCGAACTGTGGCAGGAGGCCGGGCTTCCCGACGGCGTTCTCAACATCGTCACCTGTACGAGGCACGAATCGGAGCAGTTCCTCACGCATCCCGATATCAAGGGCATCTGCTTTGTCGGCACATCTTCCGTCGGAAAGCATATATATGGGATAGCCGCTTCGCACGGCAAACGGGTGCAGGCGCAGACCGAGGCCAAAAACCATGCGCTGGTGATGGCGGACGCCGACCTTGAACGGACCGCCAGGAGCATCATCAACTCCGCCTTCGGCTGCGCCGGTGAAAGATGTATGGCGCTTCCCGTGGTATGTGTTCAGGAGAGCGTCGCGGACAAACTGGTGGAACTGGTCGTAAAATTCGCGAAAGAATTAAAGATTGGCCCCGCCTACGATAAAACGACGGACCTCGGTCCGCTGGTGGACGCCGCGCATAAGGCCCGTGTCTCCGGCTGGATAGATAAAGGCGTCGAAGAGGGCGCGACGCTTGTGCTTGACGGCAGAAACGTTGTGGTCCCCGGATATGAGAACGGTTTTTACCTCGGCCCCACCATCTTCGATAACGTAACGCCGGGGATGTCGATCGGAGACGAAGAGATATTCGGCCCCGTCCTCTGTATAAAGCGCGTCAAGAATTTCGAAGAGGGGCTCGCCGTCATGAACGGCAACCAATTCGCCAACGGTTCGGTGATTTACACGCAGAGCGGCTATTATGCGCGCGAATTCGCCTATAGGACCGACGGCGGCCAGGTTGGCGTCAACGTCGGTATCCCCGTGCCGGTGGGGATATTCGCCTTCAGCGGACATAAGGAAAGTTTCTACGGCGATCTGCACTGTCTCGGCAAAGACGGCGTGCGTTTCTTCACCGAGGTGAAGGCGGTCACGACGCATTGGTTCGATGCTGAGGAGAGGCCCTCCGGCAAGGTGGATACCTGGGAGGGCTCGGTCGGGGGAAGTATGTAA